Proteins from one Mucilaginibacter jinjuensis genomic window:
- the parS gene encoding antitoxin Xre/MbcA/ParS toxin-binding domain-containing protein, which produces MEKGSKKTTAKKAVYKTETHISKNMVNDYAVAYVTTDPGVDAAAYHPFYANQVALLTSSKKGLEAKAALDFLNLSGFSHQQFQDTFKTTVKTIQNYTNQAQKLDASLSEKILKAFALFEKGIALFGSADVFYKWLHQPAYGLGNQVPFDILDTFTGVSLIEEELIRLEYGDLA; this is translated from the coding sequence ATGGAAAAAGGAAGTAAAAAAACAACAGCAAAAAAAGCTGTTTATAAAACAGAAACCCACATCAGCAAAAACATGGTAAATGATTATGCTGTGGCTTATGTAACTACTGACCCGGGCGTTGATGCTGCTGCTTATCATCCATTTTATGCCAACCAGGTGGCATTGCTTACCAGCTCTAAAAAAGGTTTAGAGGCCAAAGCAGCTCTTGATTTTTTAAACCTGTCGGGCTTTAGTCACCAACAGTTTCAGGATACTTTTAAAACCACGGTTAAAACCATACAAAATTATACCAATCAAGCCCAAAAGCTTGATGCCTCACTCAGTGAAAAAATTCTAAAAGCTTTTGCGCTATTTGAGAAAGGTATAGCGTTGTTTGGCTCTGCCGATGTTTTTTATAAATGGCTTCACCAACCGGCTTATGGTTTGGGCAACCAGGTCCCTTTTGATATTCTGGATACTTTTACCGGTGTTAGCCTCATCGAAGAAGAACTTATCCGCCTTGAGTACGGTGATTTAGCCTAA
- a CDS encoding glycosyltransferase family 4 protein produces MKIAYISTYPPRECGIATFNQNLMRAISANFPERRSLSQSGFVVAVNDSENLQEYEYPEEVKYVIRQNHQKDYIRAANYINTSNADACILEHEFGIYGGESGIYILPLLNRLEKPLISILHTILKEPSYVQRIIIREIAEQSSKVIVMSQRAVEFLTTIYDIAPEKIQIIEHGVPDLEEPELNPVRELSAFKNKRVLLTFGLISRNKGLETVVRALPKIVEKHPDVMYVVLGNTHPGVVKHSGEEYRDSLKSLAAQLKVSNHLAFINKFVSEEELINYLTAATVYVTPYLNEAQITSGTLSYAVGSGAAVVSTPYWHATELLAHNRGRLFDFKDADALADSVNDLLDNEDTLNTLKQNAYEYGLHLRWPKTGAEFIRVAQESCLNHDFSDKILKNSIVDPEILPKFSLAHVHRLTDDTGIVQHAKYGIPNLKEGYCLDDNARALIMALMAYQRNKSQEALELLPIYLSYIHYMQCDDGNFRNFLSFDRRYLDEVGSEDSFGRTIWALGHLISCAANNSYREFAMEIFHKSYPHFKNLQHIRGMANTIIGICLYLKVYPTDEGMQAEMVRLTQPLIEAYEKTQSPDWQWFEEGMTYDNAILPLALLHSCEITGDENAKRIAMNTMAFLDKLTLSNGYLSPVGNDGWYYRGGVFPTFDQQAIETMAMVMMHFQAYETFRQPEYIEKMFLSYKWFLGENTLRAPLYDYETKGCCDGLMPNGINRNQGAESTLAYLISHLTVLKAFELEYEYKKFDQAIKVC; encoded by the coding sequence ATGAAAATAGCGTACATCTCAACCTATCCACCCCGCGAATGCGGTATTGCTACCTTTAACCAAAACCTGATGCGCGCCATCAGTGCAAACTTCCCCGAAAGAAGAAGTTTGTCGCAAAGTGGTTTTGTGGTAGCTGTTAACGATTCTGAAAACCTGCAGGAATATGAATATCCTGAAGAGGTAAAATATGTGATCCGCCAGAACCATCAAAAGGATTATATCCGTGCAGCCAACTACATCAATACCAGCAATGCCGATGCTTGTATCCTGGAGCATGAGTTTGGTATCTATGGCGGCGAGAGCGGCATTTATATTTTGCCTTTATTGAATCGTTTGGAGAAACCGCTTATTTCTATCTTACATACTATACTAAAAGAACCAAGCTACGTACAGCGCATTATTATCCGCGAAATTGCCGAGCAATCGTCGAAAGTAATTGTAATGAGCCAGCGTGCAGTTGAGTTTCTGACTACGATATATGACATCGCTCCTGAAAAAATTCAGATCATTGAGCATGGTGTTCCTGATCTGGAAGAACCAGAATTAAACCCTGTTCGCGAGCTATCTGCATTTAAAAACAAACGCGTACTACTTACCTTCGGTTTAATAAGCCGTAATAAAGGTTTAGAAACTGTAGTGCGGGCATTGCCTAAAATAGTTGAAAAACACCCGGATGTAATGTATGTAGTTTTAGGTAATACCCACCCCGGCGTTGTAAAGCATTCGGGCGAAGAATATCGCGACAGCCTGAAATCATTAGCAGCGCAACTGAAGGTATCGAATCATCTCGCCTTCATTAACAAGTTTGTATCAGAAGAAGAACTGATTAATTATTTAACTGCGGCTACAGTATATGTAACGCCTTACTTAAATGAGGCACAAATTACCAGCGGTACATTGTCTTATGCTGTAGGCTCTGGCGCGGCTGTAGTATCTACTCCTTACTGGCACGCAACAGAACTGTTAGCACATAACCGCGGTCGCTTATTTGATTTTAAGGATGCCGATGCGTTAGCTGATAGCGTAAATGACCTGTTAGATAATGAAGACACATTAAACACGCTTAAACAAAACGCTTACGAATACGGCTTACACCTGCGCTGGCCAAAAACCGGCGCCGAGTTTATCCGCGTAGCACAGGAATCATGCTTAAATCATGACTTTAGCGACAAGATCTTAAAAAACAGCATTGTTGACCCGGAAATACTGCCAAAGTTCAGCCTGGCGCACGTACATCGCCTTACAGACGATACAGGCATTGTTCAGCACGCTAAATATGGTATCCCCAACTTAAAAGAAGGATATTGCTTGGATGATAACGCCCGTGCTTTAATTATGGCATTGATGGCTTATCAGCGCAACAAAAGCCAGGAAGCTTTAGAGCTGTTGCCTATCTACCTGAGCTATATTCACTATATGCAATGCGACGATGGTAACTTCCGCAACTTCCTGAGCTTTGATCGTCGTTATTTAGACGAGGTTGGGTCAGAAGATTCATTCGGCCGTACTATTTGGGCATTGGGGCATTTAATCAGCTGCGCTGCCAATAATTCGTACCGTGAGTTTGCAATGGAAATTTTTCATAAATCGTATCCACACTTTAAAAACCTGCAGCACATCCGCGGTATGGCTAACACCATTATAGGGATTTGTTTATACCTCAAGGTTTACCCTACCGACGAAGGCATGCAGGCCGAAATGGTAAGATTAACCCAACCATTGATTGAGGCTTACGAAAAAACACAATCACCAGACTGGCAATGGTTTGAGGAAGGTATGACTTATGATAACGCCATCCTACCTTTAGCCTTACTACACTCTTGCGAGATTACCGGTGACGAAAATGCCAAACGCATTGCAATGAATACCATGGCTTTCTTAGATAAACTAACGCTATCTAATGGCTACTTAAGCCCTGTTGGTAATGATGGTTGGTATTATCGCGGTGGTGTATTCCCTACGTTTGATCAGCAGGCCATTGAAACGATGGCGATGGTGATGATGCACTTCCAGGCGTATGAAACCTTCCGCCAGCCGGAGTATATCGAGAAAATGTTTTTAAGCTACAAATGGTTCCTGGGTGAGAATACTTTACGAGCACCGTTATATGATTACGAAACTAAAGGCTGCTGTGATGGTTTGATGCCAAATGGTATAAACCGTAACCAGGGCGCCGAAAGTACCTTAGCGTATTTGATTTCGCACCTGACGGTATTAAAAGCGTTTGAGCTTGAGTACGAATACAAGAAATTTGATCAGGCTATCAAAGTTTGTTAA
- a CDS encoding RES family NAD+ phosphorylase produces MLIYRITLTKFADKLVASGRAARWNPNETEVIYTASSRSLACLENVVHRSQLGLNQLFSVLTIEVPDSVKKEIVKLSDLPQDWREFAQMPLTQSIGENWLNKAQTVILQVPSSIIEEEVNYLINPQHPDFRKIKLINTDKFVFDMRIKTA; encoded by the coding sequence ATGCTGATCTACAGAATTACGCTTACCAAGTTTGCCGATAAGCTTGTGGCATCGGGCAGGGCCGCGCGCTGGAACCCGAATGAAACAGAAGTTATTTACACAGCATCATCACGCTCATTAGCCTGTTTAGAAAACGTAGTACACCGAAGCCAATTAGGACTTAACCAGCTTTTTAGTGTGCTGACCATTGAAGTACCTGATTCGGTTAAAAAAGAAATTGTAAAGCTTAGCGACTTACCACAGGACTGGCGAGAGTTTGCGCAAATGCCATTAACCCAAAGCATCGGCGAAAATTGGTTAAACAAAGCTCAAACTGTCATATTACAAGTGCCATCTTCCATTATTGAAGAAGAAGTTAATTATCTCATCAACCCGCAGCATCCTGATTTTAGGAAGATTAAGCTAATTAATACGGATAAGTTTGTGTTTGATATGCGCATAAAAACAGCATAA
- a CDS encoding glycosyltransferase family 4 protein: MKVAVLAPVAWRTPPRHYGPWEQVASNIAEGLIKKGIEVTLFATGDSITDGKLDAVCEKGYEEDRTQDAKVLECLHISNLMEKADQFDLIHNNFDFLPLTYSGLIKTPLITTIHGFSSPKIIPVYKKYNDKGYYVSISNSDRSPELEYLSTVYNGLDIRDFTFIEQPEDYLLYFGRIHPDKGTAEAIEIAKKSRRKLLIAGIIQDEGYYKNKVEPFIDNEHVIYVGHAGPDKRKELLGKAVALLHPISFNEPFGMSVAEAMLCGTPVIAFNRGSMPELIKDKQTGFLVNTVDEAVEAVNQLSSINRKDCYNWASASFSCDKMVDDYYQLYQQILAS; encoded by the coding sequence ATGAAAGTTGCCGTTTTAGCCCCTGTTGCCTGGCGTACACCGCCCAGGCACTATGGCCCGTGGGAACAAGTAGCCTCAAATATAGCCGAAGGACTGATTAAGAAAGGTATTGAAGTAACTCTCTTCGCAACAGGAGATTCCATTACCGACGGTAAACTGGATGCTGTATGCGAAAAGGGTTATGAAGAAGATCGTACACAGGATGCTAAAGTGCTGGAATGCCTGCACATTAGCAACCTAATGGAAAAGGCCGACCAATTCGATCTGATCCATAACAACTTCGATTTTTTACCGCTTACTTATTCCGGGCTGATTAAAACACCGTTGATTACTACGATTCACGGGTTTTCGTCGCCTAAAATAATCCCGGTTTATAAAAAGTATAATGACAAGGGTTATTACGTGTCGATCAGTAATTCAGATCGTAGCCCGGAATTAGAATACCTGAGCACGGTTTACAATGGCTTAGATATCCGGGATTTTACATTTATCGAACAGCCGGAAGATTATCTGCTTTATTTCGGCCGCATCCATCCTGACAAAGGTACGGCTGAGGCTATCGAAATAGCCAAAAAAAGCAGACGTAAATTACTGATCGCCGGTATCATCCAGGATGAAGGTTACTACAAAAATAAGGTAGAACCTTTTATAGATAATGAACATGTTATTTATGTTGGCCACGCAGGCCCAGATAAAAGAAAAGAGCTCTTGGGTAAGGCTGTGGCTTTATTACACCCTATCAGCTTTAACGAGCCCTTCGGCATGAGTGTGGCCGAGGCTATGCTTTGCGGCACGCCTGTAATTGCCTTCAACCGGGGCTCAATGCCTGAGTTGATAAAGGATAAGCAAACAGGCTTTTTAGTTAACACCGTTGATGAAGCTGTTGAAGCCGTTAATCAACTATCATCTATTAATAGAAAAGACTGCTATAATTGGGCTTCAGCCAGTTTTTCGTGCGATAAAATGGTAGATGATTATTACCAACTCTATCAGCAAATATTGGCGAGCTGA